Genomic window (Culex pipiens pallens isolate TS chromosome 3, TS_CPP_V2, whole genome shotgun sequence):
aggttgcagttccgcgagccgtggccgaatttctggcaacggtggcattgcgctacgtccgtcgggttcttggagtaaaaccgccagtttacccaaaaaccgtccaatgttttagtccgccgcaggtcttggatcttgacggtgccgcggtcgaagtacaacaggtacagagtGTGCACACCCgtgaccgttgtcttgcgcgagagcactttaatctcccgcggttttattccggcgttcgagaggtgtcgcttcaggtcggcgatcggacggtcttggtaaccctgcaaaacgaccttaacagggggcttctctgggtcgtatgtgtagaagttgaagttgctacgcttcagttcttcaagcaccaggtcgaaatcttttttgctcagtgtaatcacttgcactgccgacttaccgattttcagacaatatccgaggccttccagcaactcgtcaacatcgtccgccaacgtgtccaaaacaaaaattggaggtggtctacgttccgctggagagttgttcttttttgacgtcggcacttttttccgtgcacgaccatcatcgtcgtcgtcgtcgtcggtagtgctgctaccgtcggtgttgttgttgttgttttcttcatcgtcgctcagcatctggaactcgttcctgatggggatgttggcggatgttgatgtgccactggtcgtggcaccggaggtaccggaacgggttcgcactggtgatctcggaacatatccgggatgtagtaactttttgtcgattccttctgcgctcactctcccctgcgcgatggcggtcgacacggcgttggtttgtttacctttttgcacacggccggtagacgaacttcgcgggtttttcgaggccgcactcgaactgccacggccacggccggcccttggcatgctgcaggagcaaactcgcggctaatcccggtaaataacggcgaaaaatttcgaaaaaacgatggagcactgagcacttgactgctgcttgcactcgtgcgtacacggaggtgacactatttttattttttttttttttttttttttttttttttttttttttttttttttttttttttaattttttggtatgttttaaaggacatcaattgccaacttttcagaaatttccaggtcgtgcaaaaaatctttgagcgagttatgaatttttgaatcaatacagattttttcaaaaaatcgaaatattggtctcaaacatttttcaacttcatttttcgttgtaaaatcaaatttgcaatcaaaaagtactttagtgaaatttttattaaatgcaccgttttcaagttaaatccatttttaggtaacttttttgaaaatagtcgtagtttttcatttttttaaatgagtgcacatgtttgcacacttttgaaaaaaatatttttgaaaagctgagaaaattctctatattttgctttattgaactttgttgatacgacccttagttgctgagatattgcaatgcaaaggtttaaaaacaggaaaattgatgttttctaagtctcacccaaacaacccacaattttttaatgtcgatatctcagcaacttatggtccaattttcattgtcaaatatgaaacattcgtgaaattttccgaccttttcgaaaacaatattttcaaaattttcaaatcaagactaacattttaaagggcgtaatattgaatgtttggcctttttgaaatgttagtcttgatttgaaaattttgaaaatattgttttcgaaaagatcggaaaatttcacaaatgattcatattttaacattgaaaatcggaccataagttgctgagatatcgacattaaaaaatggtgggttgtttgggtgagacttagaaaacatcaattttcctgttttaatcctttgcattgcaaaatctcagcaactaagggtcgtatcaacaaagttcaataaagcaaaaaatagagaatattctcagcttttaaaaaatatttttgttcaaaagtgggcaaacatgtgaactaatttaaaaaaaaaatgaataactgcgactattttcaaaaaagtcacctaaatatggattttacttgaaaacattttacatcgaaaaacgaagttgaaaaatgtttgcgaccaatatttcgattttatgaaaaaatcagtattgattcaaaacttcataactcgctcaaagattttttgcacaacctggaaatttctgaaaaaattggcatttgatgtcctctaaaacatatcaaaaaataaaaaaaaataaaaatagtgtttttttgcaaatcaagttatattgataaaaagttaaataaaaaatcaccaaaaatttttttaccgtgtatcattttttttccagtgtagtccgtatccatacctacgctacaactttgccgaagacaccaaatcgatcaaaaaattccttgaaaagatacagatttatgaattttcatacatcatttttgtatggacagctgccaaatttgtatggaaaattatatggacaaactaatgctgcaaaatggcttctttgggcataccgaaggcacaaaaaaagtttcagccggattaaaaaatacaaaaattaaaattgaagaaaaaagaccgatttcgtagagaattgctcataagaaaaagtgtctattttatGTGTTGAACTACCTTACCCACAGCGTTATCAGTCTCAGATTTCCCCTACAAGCTCCAGGTCGGATCGAGTTGATatttggatggaacacttttttatttgagtttgaaaattgtattttttttcgattgtgtCACGTTTCcccgaaaaccattccccagaaaagtttctttctcgaaaaatattaggaattgatgcaaagtaatttcaaagattagatttttttgaatttctcagAAGATATAAAAACTGGACAAAGTAATTTTACCCATGCCAAGAGATTTTCCTTCCTTCAAAAAATCTTGaggaaataacagaaaatgcaAATTCTCGTATGACTCGTTCTATTATTCtaagaaattttcccttctcatgttaaatttgttatacaAATGCCGAACAAATTTcagtttctttttattattttttgtttttccgtgAATGCTATTTTGTATTTCGcaaagaacgatttttttttattaaaattcaaattggaTTATGGATGTCATTTGGTATGATTCCATTTGACAAATTAGACCTCTGGCATATTGCCCATTTTGCatgatgatttaaattttcaacaatcccTTTAAAGAAGACtttctaaatttgttttatggtgacaaaaattgaattttccttttttgagaggaaaactctcttgacttacAATAACTGCTGACTTACAATAACTGattattttttccttcttttaagaAGGTCtcctgacacaagttgaatttcacCTTCTTTAAATAAGGGAAAACTgtcttgacttgtgataactgctaacagaagttgaattttcgctttaaagttttttttcttgtttccataaggaaaaactctcttgactagtgataacaaatttaaaatttttgaaagcggtcaagatttttttccctaacttaaagaagggaaaattaaacttgtgtcagcagttatcacaaggCTAAAAAAATTCCCTTCATTTGAAAGAAGGGAAAACACTCCTTCTCTCTTTTAAAGGTAAGATTCAACTTGTGTCAGTCAgtagagttttcccttctttaaagaaggaaaaactTTCTAGCCTTGTAATAACTGCTGACAAAAGTAAACGTGGTGATTCTTGCACTAGGGCGTAATATTTCAATCAATTCAATTTCTCGcatcacgatcgagatttctcgtactaaatattacgatcgtaatttgtcaatggtaagtaaaaaaaaaaacaaagcttcaaaaatgtcataaattaaaaacatttttaaacttctcaaaaaatctcaaaataaaaaaaaactagaaaatttaaatttaagaatcaaaattaaaaacaaaagaaattattaaaattttagattaaaaaaaatcaaaaattatgcaatttatatttttttagttttttacaaaaattgggtatttttttagtttaaaaaaaatggaaattttggaaatagtaATAATCACCACgataaatatttctggggaacgtgacacaatatttgtttcactaaaatgtagaggtgggcaaaccctcttttttaaagaagccgctcattttcgtttgctcattaaaaagagcggctctttcgctctcttttaaaatttggatgaaaagttattttttagaatggtgtgatttttcaagttatttcaTCGGACTTTCATACATTATTTGAGAAACAAAAATAACCTAAAACGGAGAGATGCACCTGAAAACCAAAGGTCTTGACGGTCAAGGTTTCTACTAGAACCTAAACGTTCGAATATGGCATCCCGATTTAATTAGGATTTTAGAAAAATCgcgttttttttaccaaaattgaCAAAGAAGAAAATATTCAGCGAACTACTTTTGGAACGCATACATTTGGTTCAAAGTTTGAGTTCctcaagaaagctttcaaatatCTTGAGTACAAAGTAAGTAAGTTGAAAACGAAGCCGTTTTTATCTGTTTCCAATCCAAACCTCTAATTTTtctaatgattgggatttttcatcATCATGCTCTATAGATtttacaaactaaaaataaaaaaatctttttcattttttagaataaaataaattattattagaAAGCAGGAAATGGCAtttacaatttattaattttgtagaaaagatttgcaaaaatacattgttaTCAACATTTATATAAATGCTCGtaaagtttctttgaaaaaaggttttgtgtATTCAAGAAGAATGATTCTTCCAAGAATTATCAATTTCTGttaattaattataattttttggtgagtactttctttttaaccaaaaaagtctttttgaatcattagtccaaacaaaaatgtataCACTTTGGCAGCAGTGCAGTAAAGTTCcatacaaatgtaaaaaaaaaatcggtatcttgACACTTTTTTTATCGATTAAGTATCTTCGGTAAGTTGATTGATgggataaattttcgaaaataattttaattcaaaaaactgtctgaaaaacccaaaacacaaaatggtaaaaaatcataaaaaatgatcGAGCAgcgattttttcaacaacacataaggctggtacaaattttatttaaagtttttgtccctcccttcaaaattgccccgaaaaatcagggggcaaaaaaaatatttttttttcattgaacatctaaatttcaatggaaaattgagtgcaatcagctgaaatctatttaaaatacattctcctgcgtttggaatcatttttaagcatgtttgggttgatttaataatcttttgatttttttttaaattttcggtcTTTAATATcgcaatagtagtttatgcaacaagttgcaaaaagaggattttttcagcacgagtcgtacatttatccaacgagattcaccgagttggataaatacgacgagtgctgaaaaaatcaagttttgcaacgagttccatacaacattttttgtaatttcgaaaaacacccattgagtgaaattttgagtcgaattttcatgtattttgtcaataaatcgtttaaatcaaaaaaatgttgaaaagtgttacttttcgaaacaagtgctgaaaagttcaacttttcagcacccatttcagtgctgaaaagtagaacttttcagcatttattttgaaaagtgttgctattcgattctgttatttttggtacagaaaagtaggctatttcgtcttttaagaatgacaggaaaagtaagtagtttcacgacggaattgcaaaaaaagttttttccgtacattttttgaagactaataattgcaaaacaactgaactagtgtaaaatgcatttttaaacactttttgcattcaaatgttgagactatggcttgttctttaattttatttatatttttttttttttttttacacaacgTCCATGTACATTTCTTCAAATCAGTTTTCTTAGTAaagcttcaaaataaaatgtttttctgtATTTCTTAAACTATCTGCTGAAAATGCCAATCAATTTGGAGATATTCTTtctgtaaattaaattttcattgactttttttctattttttctattattttttcttccatatttaaaaaaaaaataattttgtacaaATTTATGATGACCGACGAATTGTTTTTGGAAcagagattttttaaactgcccaaaatatacatttgaaagattttcaaaaactgttttgatttcagatttaaaCATGCTATTTAATACATAGTATTTTTTAGAAGttgtagctattttttttttgctgagcgAGGTGGGACAGCTAggatcaagtcagtccaagtccggttgtgTCAAGGAAAGGTAATGAATGTGTTAGCCTTTAAGTGCCACTTACACCCCATAGAAGAAGTTTAGAAGTTGTAGCTAttctcaataaaaaatcattctattttatctttaaaaaatcgaatggtTGAGAATATTCTTTACTGCTTTCTTTGAAGGACAAATCTTgatcattaaattaaaaaaaaaacctgattttaattttatgcaaaactaatattttagcaaagaaaggtcgaatggacaatatccaaattatgaaacatatgattatttttacaaatattttgaatgttttaaattaaatggtAGTTGgcacaatttacaaatttgaaacaaatattcgtagaaaaaaactctaaaacggtgcactttattttaaattcttaaaatttcttaacgaATGCAAATTATAGGTTcatcattcaaatatttttaaacattttctgattggtcaaaaataattcgccCGTAATTCACTGCACCTTAAATATGGTTGTTAGCTTttgtttcaaatcaatttatttttttttctcttaaataTTTCGTTTGAGGGGTTTTTTCTGGACCCCCTGAGACCGCTCGTGGTACCCacaggggtacatgtaccccaggtCGAGAACCGCTGCTGGAGAGGGAAAAAAAATGCTAGTTTTCGCGAattcttcatttagaataacaGGAATAATATTCTATTTGAGAAAAGAACATATTGAATACATTAAAGAGGggcttttgtcaaattttaaataaacttaaaatattttcccggtttgtcagtcgaattcccgagtttttcccggttttctcccggtgcATAAAATCccgggtttttcccggttttttcccgaggtggccaccctgagttagcagtttcaaaaaacgggtgccacgatatctcaaaatTTGTTTCGACCATATCggcttttttttcgttaaaccgttcctgtgtgcatgacgaaggccgattttcaaaaagtttatttaaaaaaaaagataaaaatatttttcagtttttcatatacaaaatcgggcttcgtcatgcacacgggatatgtcttgggagtcttcacccaaaatttcagccaatttagtccatcccatctcgagatatcgtggcacccgtaaatctaCTTGGAGTTCAGAGAAatcgctcacaaagtttgacagtttgctttacGCATggcacaaatttaagctttttttttttatttaatcaattCTTACTCCGTTAAATGAAGAAAtaccttcatgaaactttcaggagtgattaaaaatcatcttttaagcgaatttaataaatttttagtaatatgaaattttgtgattttctacatgtatgtaaccccttaaacgaACAGCATACTCGGCTATATCATtcaatatcaaattttaataaagattaaaatttgatttaataatttataattaatttaataatttataaaaagatcCTTTTGTCTGATATGagaaattcaacattttcacCTACATTTTACCAGAATGAATATCCCTAGGGCTGTCATCAAAAACGCTTTGTTTACCTTCACTCATGAGGCGCACGACAAAATCTCGAATGTTTACCTCATTTGAAAATCCTAATCTTTATTGAACGAATCGTTTTTCTGCACCGTGATCTTCGGATGTTCCGCCGGTGCCATCATCCCGTGAGGGTAAACTTTAGCTGACTTGTTAGCTGATCATCATTCTTTTTGTACACACAAATAAGCACGgtttcaaacttattttacctttcgATGCGGGATTACATAACAAAAAATCCTCTGCTCTTCCGCGCGCGGACCACTTCTTAGATAACGATTTCGGAGTCGCCCAGTTCCTCGTCCGACGGCAGCACCATCAGGGCCGGATCGATGTAATCCTTGCTGATGGGTTCGAGGCCGGCCGCCTCGCGTCTTCTCAGCTCCAGATAAGCCTCCCGTTGGGACCAATCCTGGAGCTGTGTGTCCGGCAGGTACGCCCAGTAGAACGTTCCAAACACCAGGCAAAGGGTCACGGAGAAGAAGAACGACGCGTGCATCGCATTCTTGTCGTCCGCCTCGTTCTTGGTGTCGAATCCGTAGCTGACCCAGTTCTTGCCAGAGGCAGCGGCTTTGGCCGCAGGTTCGGCCGGTTTCGCGGCAGCTTTTTTGCTCACGTCGATCGTGGCCGCGTCGCGGTTCTTCTGGGAGGACGAAATGAGGCGCGCGTTGCGACCGGCCGCCTGCTGGAACAGGGCCCGCACCAGCAGCGACCCTTGGCCACCGTTCAACCGCATCAAGCCGGACATTCTTCTGCGCGGAACCGAAGACGAGAAGTTCGAAAGGGTTTTCGGTCGGATTTCTTGAAAGCACTCGCGCAAGGGGGAACGAAAAAGTTGGGGGTGATGTGACAGAACAGAAGTGTTTTTTTCTCCGCAGCTCT
Coding sequences:
- the LOC120422636 gene encoding NADH dehydrogenase [ubiquinone] 1 beta subcomplex subunit 11, mitochondrial-like, whose protein sequence is MSGLMRLNGGQGSLLVRALFQQAAGRNARLISSSQKNRDAATIDVSKKAAAKPAEPAAKAAASGKNWVSYGFDTKNEADDKNAMHASFFFSVTLCLVFGTFYWAYLPDTQLQDWSQREAYLELRRREAAGLEPISKDYIDPALMVLPSDEELGDSEIVI